One genomic segment of Chitinophaga sancti includes these proteins:
- the cbiE gene encoding precorrin-6y C5,15-methyltransferase (decarboxylating) subunit CbiE, which produces MNKYVVIGISDHAHFTLGDEVRTLLPQHRYFSGGRRHLERIQPYLPEKYEWINITVDIPGLIEQYRQLDGTVVIFASGDPLFYGFANSIRKYDPKAAMKVYPYFNSLQLLCQKCNIAYAGLYNTSVHGRGWDELDTALIKREKLIGVLTDGVKTPGTIAKRLLSFGYNNYTMITGEALEGVEEKITTHSLPEATNGLFHSLNCVLLIQTTPRKKYSGIPDALFEGLPNRPNMITKMPIRLLSLTQLDLFQRSVLWDIGFCTGSVAIEARNNFPHLQVVAFEKREACDALLDINACKFGVPGIIKVMGDIFEQDLSGYPLPDAIFIGGHGNRLDALIHFLHLHIKKDARIVMNAVKPESRAQFTQTMTTLGYHLHAPVDITIDDHNPITVLTAEKI; this is translated from the coding sequence ATGAATAAATACGTGGTCATAGGGATTTCAGATCATGCACACTTCACCTTAGGGGATGAAGTACGGACCCTATTACCACAACACCGGTATTTTTCAGGAGGCAGGCGACACCTTGAACGGATACAGCCATATCTGCCGGAAAAATACGAATGGATCAATATTACAGTTGATATTCCCGGCTTGATAGAACAGTATCGCCAGCTGGATGGCACAGTAGTGATCTTTGCTTCAGGCGATCCATTATTTTATGGATTTGCAAATAGCATCCGGAAGTATGATCCAAAGGCAGCCATGAAGGTCTATCCTTATTTTAATAGCTTACAGTTATTATGTCAGAAATGCAATATTGCTTATGCCGGATTGTATAACACATCTGTTCACGGGCGTGGATGGGATGAATTAGATACAGCACTGATCAAAAGAGAAAAGCTGATCGGCGTATTGACAGATGGCGTAAAGACACCTGGTACTATAGCAAAAAGACTTTTATCATTTGGGTATAACAACTACACAATGATAACAGGTGAAGCGTTGGAGGGTGTGGAGGAAAAAATCACAACACACTCATTACCAGAAGCCACAAACGGCTTATTTCACTCCTTGAATTGTGTATTATTAATACAAACCACGCCGCGCAAAAAATATTCAGGCATTCCAGATGCATTATTCGAAGGACTACCGAACAGGCCAAACATGATCACCAAGATGCCAATAAGGCTATTGAGTTTGACCCAATTGGATTTGTTTCAGCGAAGTGTATTATGGGATATCGGCTTTTGTACAGGCTCAGTAGCCATTGAAGCCAGGAATAATTTCCCTCATTTACAGGTAGTCGCTTTTGAAAAGAGAGAAGCATGTGATGCATTGCTGGATATAAATGCCTGCAAATTTGGAGTACCCGGAATTATAAAGGTGATGGGTGATATTTTCGAACAGGACTTATCTGGCTATCCCCTACCCGATGCGATATTTATCGGCGGGCACGGAAACAGGTTAGATGCCTTAATCCACTTCCTGCATTTGCATATAAAAAAAGACGCTCGCATTGTCATGAATGCGGTCAAACCCGAAAGCAGGGCACAATTTACGCAGACCATGACGACCTTAGGCTATCACCTGCATGCCCCTGTAGATATTACAATTGACGATCATAATCCGATCACTGTCCTCACGGCAGAAAAAATATAA
- the cbiB gene encoding adenosylcobinamide-phosphate synthase CbiB, which yields MDGKIIWIPLVVGYVLDLLLGDPRWLPHPVRLFGNLITFGEKKLNNGYKRFLKGAILTVVLCLGVYAFFYYMQEILPLWARYIFNSIFVFYGLANKSLLQEGAAVYDALYHQGLEAGRKRLSWIVGRDTLKLQENQVRIAVLETLSENLSDGVIAPLLFYAVGGVPAMMLYKMINTLDSMIGYKSERYLYFGRFAARLDDVANYIPARVTAFLMVLVSFSKRGWQYIFKFGHQHASPNSGYPESALAGIMNCRFGGPNVYHGVVVEKPYIGEYQREIQHEELRKVMFINHAVTFVVVVLIVLLHALYSK from the coding sequence ATGGATGGAAAAATAATATGGATTCCTTTGGTGGTGGGGTATGTGTTAGATTTGCTGCTGGGCGACCCACGGTGGTTGCCCCATCCGGTGCGGTTATTTGGGAACCTGATCACATTCGGTGAAAAGAAACTCAATAATGGATACAAACGTTTTCTGAAAGGAGCTATATTAACCGTGGTATTGTGCCTCGGGGTGTATGCTTTCTTCTATTACATGCAGGAAATTCTTCCGCTTTGGGCAAGGTATATTTTCAACAGTATTTTTGTTTTTTACGGTTTGGCCAATAAGAGCCTTTTACAGGAGGGCGCAGCTGTTTATGATGCTTTATACCATCAGGGGCTGGAAGCGGGCAGAAAACGTCTTTCCTGGATCGTAGGGAGGGATACTTTAAAGCTGCAGGAGAACCAGGTCCGGATTGCGGTATTGGAGACCTTGTCAGAGAACCTAAGTGATGGGGTAATTGCCCCCCTGCTCTTTTATGCAGTAGGTGGTGTACCGGCTATGATGCTGTATAAGATGATCAATACCCTGGATTCTATGATTGGATATAAAAGCGAGCGCTATTTATATTTTGGGCGGTTTGCCGCCAGACTGGATGATGTGGCAAACTATATCCCCGCGAGGGTGACGGCGTTTTTGATGGTGCTGGTCTCCTTCAGTAAACGGGGATGGCAGTATATATTTAAATTCGGCCATCAGCACGCCAGTCCAAATTCAGGTTACCCGGAGTCGGCGCTGGCAGGGATTATGAATTGCAGGTTCGGCGGCCCGAATGTGTATCATGGTGTGGTGGTAGAGAAGCCTTATATCGGTGAGTACCAGCGGGAAATTCAACATGAAGAGTTACGAAAAGTGATGTTTATAAATCACGCAGTAACTTTCGTGGTGGTGGTACTGATAGTATTATTGCATGCATTGTATTCAAAATAA
- a CDS encoding NAD+ synthetase, whose amino-acid sequence MGTNISGFIVLAVLGLRHGLDPDHITVIDGYTYRLHMNKSMWSKWVGTLFTFGHGIMVTAIALFLCILKNNFNIPPLLDIVVEWTASLMLLFMGISNLIYLKRGQVQMTGIRQKLIPDAFNKSLNPFTVILTGIIFGFIFDTSSQIAAFGYAVAVSNQWIYAILGGVVFSIGLILTGTCDSMLLSKLLKTFDQKKIQNHRFKLNVLITIMCFAIPIYKILSTWNTSLELSDTQNNIVGIIFISIIISLYADLYLRHKFSKSGNGTE is encoded by the coding sequence ATGGGAACCAATATTTCAGGATTTATCGTATTGGCCGTTCTTGGCCTTCGCCATGGACTGGACCCGGACCACATTACTGTGATCGATGGTTATACTTACCGACTCCACATGAACAAAAGTATGTGGAGCAAATGGGTAGGTACCCTCTTTACATTTGGACATGGTATTATGGTCACCGCCATCGCATTGTTCCTTTGTATACTGAAGAACAATTTCAATATCCCGCCACTGCTGGATATCGTAGTAGAATGGACTGCCTCGCTGATGTTGTTATTTATGGGTATTTCGAACCTGATCTATTTGAAGAGAGGTCAGGTACAAATGACCGGTATCCGACAGAAATTAATCCCGGATGCATTCAACAAAAGCCTGAATCCTTTTACTGTAATACTCACAGGCATCATCTTCGGATTCATCTTCGATACCTCTTCGCAGATTGCAGCCTTTGGCTATGCTGTAGCAGTATCAAACCAATGGATCTACGCGATCCTCGGTGGCGTTGTATTTTCTATAGGATTAATCCTTACGGGCACCTGCGATTCCATGCTGCTCAGCAAACTACTCAAGACCTTTGACCAGAAGAAGATCCAGAACCACCGGTTCAAATTGAATGTACTGATCACAATCATGTGTTTCGCTATTCCCATCTACAAAATACTCAGTACATGGAATACTTCCCTGGAATTGAGCGACACGCAGAACAATATTGTGGGAATAATTTTCATAAGTATCATCATTTCATTGTATGCTGATTTATATTTGAGGCACAAATTCAGTAAATCAGGCAATGGAACAGAATGA
- the cobJ gene encoding precorrin-3B C(17)-methyltransferase, whose protein sequence is MRLSVVGIGPGGADYILPVAQQVLSSADIVIGYSYYFQFISHLLKPTCECIGKDLAEEEARAELAVDSCAPGKHVVVISSGDAGIYAMASLVYQYAGRHPENDIALQTIPGISAFIAAAGKLGAPLGHDFCCISLSDLMTPWTTIEQRIKAAAFGDFVTSLYNPRSKKRFWQLERFKEIFLEHRSPDTPVAIIRQVTRPEENILITTLKELPVEAVDMFSLVMVGNSQTYQFKNFLVTPRGYLDRKPQSGQEIQDESFRQIAAQMQRTDLSPADKWAVMRCIHTTADFEYENLYHSNDNAIGRWQEYLQQGGTIVTDVTMVQSGITRSFLEKYQSQVHCYLNAEGVLELAAKEGLTRSQAGMRLAIEKHPEALFVVGNAPTALFELCDHLGYGSFKPAGIIGAPVGFVNVVESKLKLQAMKHIPYVIIKGHKGGSNVAASIVNAAFSYE, encoded by the coding sequence ATGAGATTAAGTGTAGTGGGCATAGGTCCCGGCGGCGCTGATTACATTTTGCCAGTCGCACAACAGGTATTATCAAGTGCAGATATCGTGATTGGGTATAGTTACTATTTCCAGTTCATCAGTCATTTGCTAAAACCCACCTGCGAATGTATTGGCAAAGACCTTGCTGAAGAAGAAGCACGTGCAGAACTGGCAGTAGATAGCTGTGCCCCCGGTAAGCATGTAGTTGTAATCAGTTCTGGCGATGCCGGTATTTATGCCATGGCATCACTGGTATACCAGTACGCAGGCAGACACCCGGAAAATGATATTGCATTGCAGACCATTCCGGGTATCAGCGCATTCATAGCCGCTGCAGGTAAACTTGGTGCGCCACTCGGTCATGACTTCTGCTGCATCTCCCTATCCGATTTAATGACACCATGGACCACCATAGAGCAACGTATCAAAGCGGCTGCCTTTGGTGACTTCGTCACCTCATTATATAATCCAAGAAGCAAAAAACGCTTCTGGCAACTGGAACGCTTTAAAGAGATCTTTTTAGAACATCGTTCGCCAGATACTCCTGTGGCAATAATACGTCAGGTAACACGCCCTGAAGAAAACATCCTCATTACCACACTAAAAGAATTGCCTGTAGAAGCAGTAGATATGTTCTCGCTGGTAATGGTGGGCAATTCACAAACATACCAGTTCAAAAACTTCTTAGTAACGCCCCGTGGTTATTTAGATAGAAAGCCACAAAGCGGACAGGAGATCCAGGATGAAAGTTTCAGACAGATCGCCGCGCAAATGCAACGTACTGATTTATCACCTGCCGATAAGTGGGCGGTAATGCGTTGTATACACACAACGGCTGATTTTGAATATGAGAATCTGTATCATTCTAACGATAACGCTATTGGCCGCTGGCAGGAATACCTGCAACAAGGCGGTACGATTGTAACGGATGTGACAATGGTGCAATCCGGTATTACCCGTTCTTTCCTGGAAAAATACCAGTCCCAGGTACATTGTTACTTAAATGCAGAAGGCGTGCTTGAACTCGCGGCAAAGGAAGGCTTGACAAGAAGTCAGGCCGGCATGCGGCTGGCGATAGAGAAACACCCGGAGGCATTGTTTGTGGTAGGAAATGCACCGACAGCGTTGTTTGAGTTATGCGACCATTTGGGATATGGTAGTTTTAAACCTGCAGGCATCATTGGTGCACCGGTAGGCTTTGTGAATGTGGTGGAATCAAAATTGAAATTGCAGGCCATGAAGCATATTCCTTATGTGATAATAAAAGGTCACAAGGGAGGTAGCAATGTGGCAGCAAGTATTGTAAATGCAGCATTTTCTTATGAATAA
- a CDS encoding (2Fe-2S) ferredoxin domain-containing protein — translation MAIKDLTRVQKMVFICNGGTCAKGGADENTLALRAHLTKHGMDDEIHTIRTKCMGQCTSGPIVFIHPEGAWYGSVNPEVARDIVTQHLLQNTLLKPQLCFPEADAMELQPVKFSTAKAE, via the coding sequence ATGGCTATTAAAGATCTGACCAGGGTTCAGAAGATGGTTTTTATTTGCAATGGTGGAACCTGTGCTAAAGGCGGTGCAGACGAAAACACTTTAGCTTTGAGGGCACACCTCACCAAACATGGCATGGATGACGAAATTCATACCATACGCACCAAATGTATGGGGCAATGTACCAGCGGACCTATTGTATTCATTCACCCCGAAGGAGCCTGGTATGGTAGCGTAAACCCAGAGGTTGCGCGTGATATTGTAACTCAGCACCTCTTACAAAATACTTTACTGAAACCCCAACTCTGCTTTCCGGAAGCAGATGCCATGGAATTACAGCCTGTAAAGTTTAGCACCGCGAAAGCAGAATAA
- a CDS encoding sirohydrochlorin chelatase, with translation MKGILICGHGSRDPEGVRGFKELVALLKEKYPDYIVDYGFLEFSHPVYAAAVERMYLAGVREILAIPAILFAGAHAKNDIPYEMNTLQSQYEGLTIRLGRHIGITPSILKLAQKLIREAGGTGDLSDTCLLVVGRGTSDPDANADVAKMTRMLWEGMGFGFATTAYIGVTKPLLQEALPLVNLLPYKRIIAVPVFLFTGVLLKKIYTQLDEYKAQTDKTILYTSGFECDDLLLDTIDERIREVEVGRPEMNCQLCKYRTQIIGFEEEVGKEQVGHHLAVKGILFEEDEKIESGNKVISKFKKILGI, from the coding sequence ATGAAAGGGATATTAATATGCGGACATGGCAGCAGGGACCCGGAAGGAGTACGGGGATTTAAAGAGCTGGTCGCGTTGCTCAAAGAGAAGTACCCGGACTATATAGTCGATTATGGCTTTCTGGAATTTTCACATCCCGTGTATGCAGCGGCGGTAGAACGCATGTATCTGGCGGGAGTGCGTGAAATTCTGGCGATTCCTGCAATTCTCTTTGCCGGCGCGCATGCCAAGAACGATATTCCTTATGAGATGAATACCCTGCAAAGCCAGTATGAAGGATTGACGATACGACTGGGCAGGCACATAGGTATTACACCATCTATTTTAAAACTCGCACAGAAACTTATACGGGAAGCAGGTGGTACAGGAGATCTTTCTGATACCTGTCTGCTGGTAGTTGGCAGAGGAACTTCCGATCCTGATGCCAATGCTGATGTGGCGAAGATGACCCGGATGCTGTGGGAAGGAATGGGATTTGGCTTTGCAACAACAGCCTATATCGGGGTGACAAAACCTTTGCTGCAGGAGGCCTTACCACTGGTGAATCTCCTGCCCTATAAGCGGATCATTGCAGTGCCGGTATTTTTGTTTACAGGCGTGTTATTGAAAAAGATATATACGCAACTGGACGAATACAAGGCTCAGACTGATAAAACAATACTATACACTTCAGGTTTCGAATGTGATGACCTATTGTTAGACACGATCGATGAACGGATCAGGGAGGTGGAGGTTGGAAGACCGGAGATGAATTGCCAGCTTTGTAAGTATAGAACTCAGATAATTGGATTTGAGGAGGAAGTGGGCAAAGAGCAGGTGGGACACCATTTGGCAGTGAAAGGGATATTGTTTGAAGAAGATGAGAAGATTGAATCGGGGAATAAGGTGATCAGTAAATTTAAAAAGATATTGGGGATCTGA
- the cobI gene encoding precorrin-2 C(20)-methyltransferase, which yields MAKHGKIYGISLGPGDPLLITVKGLQVLQQVDKIYYPGSLLEDGSTISYSLGILQYHQLDERKFRGMFLKMSNNRSEVAGTYANTFLQMWEDYQMGLQVAFVSEGDISFYSTFAYLMEHIQQYKLDVEIIAGVPSFLNGAAAHQSPLGVLNEKIAILPRMQDAKQLNHLLDSFDTVVLIKVRSVIKTLLPVMHNRALRMMYCERLGTPDQFITTDIQAIKDRELPYFSLIILKKL from the coding sequence ATGGCAAAACATGGTAAAATTTATGGCATATCTCTTGGCCCCGGCGATCCTTTATTGATAACCGTGAAGGGCCTGCAGGTGTTGCAGCAGGTAGATAAAATTTATTATCCGGGCTCTTTGCTCGAGGATGGCAGTACCATCAGTTACTCCCTGGGCATATTGCAATACCATCAACTGGATGAGCGCAAATTCAGGGGCATGTTCCTGAAAATGAGTAACAACAGAAGCGAGGTTGCGGGCACATATGCCAATACGTTCCTGCAGATGTGGGAGGATTACCAGATGGGGTTACAGGTAGCGTTTGTAAGCGAAGGGGATATTTCCTTTTACAGCACATTTGCTTACCTGATGGAACATATTCAGCAATATAAGTTAGATGTGGAGATCATAGCAGGGGTACCATCTTTCCTGAATGGAGCGGCCGCACACCAGTCTCCATTAGGTGTACTGAATGAGAAAATTGCCATTCTGCCACGCATGCAGGATGCTAAACAACTGAACCATTTATTAGATTCCTTTGATACCGTAGTACTGATTAAGGTGCGGAGTGTGATCAAAACCTTGTTGCCGGTGATGCACAACAGGGCATTGCGGATGATGTATTGCGAGAGACTGGGTACTCCCGATCAGTTTATCACAACAGATATACAGGCTATTAAAGATAGGGAGCTACCTTATTTTTCGCTGATTATTTTAAAGAAATTATGA
- a CDS encoding SDR family oxidoreductase: MEQNEYTKNRSISILGCGWLGLPLAELFVQQGYQVKGSVTSEEKLETLSEKGVLPYKVTITDQAIDCNDLPGFLDSDILIINFPPGRRPDITTYHPAQIALLIQAIEPSPVRHVLFISSTSVYPDLNREITEKDSVPPTKGSGQALLHAENLLLSQAKFTTTILRLGGLIGYDRMPARFLAGKKDVENGDAPINVIHQDDCLGLISALIEQEVWEDIFHAAADEHPTRKVYYTLAAEKAGLEVPTFAEGKPLCFKIINSDKIKRRLGYTFKHPNPLALL; encoded by the coding sequence ATGGAACAGAATGAATATACAAAGAACAGATCCATCAGCATCCTGGGCTGTGGCTGGCTCGGCTTACCATTAGCCGAACTTTTTGTTCAGCAGGGATACCAGGTTAAGGGGTCTGTGACCAGTGAAGAAAAGCTGGAAACGCTGTCTGAAAAAGGGGTACTCCCCTACAAGGTCACCATCACCGACCAGGCCATTGATTGTAATGACCTGCCGGGATTCCTGGATAGCGATATCCTGATCATCAATTTTCCCCCCGGTCGCAGGCCGGATATTACCACTTATCACCCTGCCCAGATTGCCTTACTGATTCAGGCAATTGAGCCAAGCCCCGTCAGGCACGTGCTGTTTATCAGCTCCACCTCCGTATACCCTGACCTGAACAGGGAAATAACGGAAAAAGATAGCGTACCCCCTACCAAAGGTAGCGGACAAGCCCTGTTGCATGCAGAGAACCTGCTCCTTTCACAAGCGAAATTTACTACTACCATACTTAGACTAGGAGGCTTGATCGGGTACGACCGTATGCCGGCGCGCTTCCTGGCTGGCAAAAAGGACGTGGAAAACGGGGATGCCCCTATCAATGTGATTCACCAGGATGATTGCCTGGGACTGATCAGTGCGCTCATTGAACAGGAGGTCTGGGAAGACATTTTCCATGCTGCCGCCGATGAACACCCGACCCGCAAAGTTTATTACACACTGGCAGCTGAAAAAGCAGGACTGGAAGTTCCTACCTTTGCCGAAGGCAAGCCGTTGTGTTTTAAGATTATCAATTCTGATAAGATCAAGCGCCGCCTGGGTTATACATTCAAACACCCTAATCCACTGGCATTATTATGA